A window from Zingiber officinale cultivar Zhangliang chromosome 7A, Zo_v1.1, whole genome shotgun sequence encodes these proteins:
- the LOC122000165 gene encoding 2-oxoglutarate-dependent dioxygenase 11-like, translating into MAEEVSYVDVATSIAVDNVQALAAVVTDVPPRYLRPEVAADPVAPPNQTSLPIVDLRRLIDASSHREEAAKLHDALSHWGFFQLINHQVPDDLIEQLKSDMADYFKLPLEEKKSFAQLPDGLQGYGQAFVVSEDQKLDWADMHFVITRPVHQRNMRFWPTRPPSFRGTLERYSVEAKRVASILLAVMAESLEVAEEELMEAFEGMPQGIRMNYYPPCRESGKVVGLSPHTDGASSLTLLLQANDVNGLQVKHEGLWVPVEPLPGAFIVNAGDILEILTNGNYKSGEHRAMINPNKERLSIATFLFAKDDGQIGPLPGIMKGGKENFITWSYKEYQKSFYTSKLDGASILEKMKIN; encoded by the exons ATGGCGGAGGAAGTGAGCTACGTCGACGTAGCAACCTCGATTGCGGTGGACAACGTCCAAGCCCTCGCTGCAGTCGTCACCGACGTCCCTCCCCGCTACCTCCGTCCGGAAGTCGCCGCCGACCCCGTTGCTCCGCCCAACCAAACCTCCCTCCCAATCGTCGACCTCCGCAGGCTCATCGACGCCAGCTCCCACCGCGAAGAGGCTGCCAAACTCCACGACGCCTTGTCGCATTGGGGCTTCTTTCAG CTGATCAATCATCAAGTGCCCGACGACCTGATTGAGCAACTGAAGTCGGACATGGCGGATTACTTCAAACTCCCTCTGGAAGAGAAGAAATCGTTCGCACAGCTACCTGATGGCTTACAAGGCTACGGCCAGGCGTTCGTCGTGTCCGAGGATCAGAAGCTGGACTGGGCCGACATGCACTTCGTCATCACTCGACCCGTTCACCAGCGAAATATGAGATTTTGGCCCACTCGTCCTCCTTCCTTCAG GGGGACGCTGGAGCGCTACAGCGTGGAAGCGAAGCGAGTGGCGAGCATCTTGCTGGCAGTGATGGCTGAGAGTTTGGAGGTGGCGGAGGAGGAGCTGATGGAGGCCTTCGAGGGGATGCCGCAGGGGATAAGGATGAATTACTACCCGCCGTGCCGGGAAAGCGGCAAGGTTGTGGGGCTGTCGCCACACACAGACGGAGCCAGCTCGTTAACTCTGCTGCTGCAGGCAAACGACGTCAACGGACTGCAGGTCAAGCACGAGGGTTTATGGGTTCCGGTGGAGCCACTGCCGGGAGCCTTCATCGTCAACGCCGGCGACATCCTCGAg ATATTGACCAATGGAAACTACAAGAGCGGCGAGCATAGAGCCATGATAAACCCCAACAAAGAGCGACTCTCTATCGCGACTTTCCTTTTTGCAAAAGATGATGGGCAGATCGGACCTCTTCCGGGGATAATGAAAGGGGGCAAAGAAAATTTCATTACGTGGAGCTACAAAGAATACCAAAAGTCGTTCTACACTTCTAAATTAGACGGGGCATCTATTTTAGAAAAGATGAAGATAAATTAA